In Candidatus Woesearchaeota archaeon, one genomic interval encodes:
- the trpD gene encoding anthranilate phosphoribosyltransferase has protein sequence MQQIIEKLVNFDSLAEIEAETAMNLIMEGKVTDAQLGSFLTALRMKGETSQEITGFVNVMINKATNIHLQGKILLDTCGTGGDNSNTFNISTATAFVVAGAGISIVKHGNRSVSSKCGSADVLEALGVNLAITPKDVEKCIDNIGIGFLFAPLFHQAMKNIASPRKEIGIRTVFNILGPLINPAGATHQMVGVYDEKLTETLAEVLKKRGIKRAMVVHGNGLDEITICGKTKITELNKGEIISYYISPGDFEISETRLKKIEGGTPKENAKIILDILNGKKGQQRDVVLLNSAAALYICGKSHSIKEGIAIAEDSIDSGKALHKLRSLIEETNNRG, from the coding sequence ATGCAGCAAATTATAGAAAAACTGGTAAACTTTGATTCGTTAGCTGAAATTGAAGCAGAAACTGCCATGAATTTAATAATGGAGGGTAAAGTAACAGATGCTCAGCTAGGTAGTTTTCTCACTGCTTTAAGAATGAAGGGCGAAACGTCTCAGGAGATTACAGGATTCGTGAACGTTATGATAAATAAAGCTACCAATATACACCTACAAGGTAAAATCCTCTTAGATACCTGTGGCACAGGAGGGGATAATAGCAATACCTTCAACATTTCAACTGCAACTGCATTCGTTGTTGCAGGAGCAGGCATATCTATAGTAAAGCATGGAAACCGCTCTGTTTCAAGCAAATGTGGCAGTGCTGATGTTTTGGAAGCTTTAGGTGTAAATCTTGCTATTACTCCAAAGGATGTGGAAAAGTGCATTGATAACATAGGGATTGGCTTTCTTTTTGCTCCTTTATTTCACCAAGCTATGAAAAACATCGCTAGCCCAAGAAAAGAGATAGGTATCAGAACCGTCTTCAATATTTTAGGACCATTGATAAATCCTGCTGGGGCAACACATCAAATGGTTGGTGTTTATGATGAAAAACTTACAGAAACTTTAGCAGAAGTTCTTAAAAAAAGAGGAATAAAACGTGCCATGGTTGTCCACGGCAATGGTCTTGATGAAATAACAATCTGCGGAAAAACTAAGATCACTGAACTTAATAAAGGGGAAATAATCTCATATTATATTTCTCCTGGTGATTTTGAAATTTCTGAAACACGTTTAAAAAAAATTGAAGGAGGAACTCCAAAGGAAAATGCAAAAATCATTTTAGATATTCTCAATGGCAAGAAAGGACAACAAAGAGATGTCGTACTCCTTAATTCAGCTGCTGCGCTTTATATCTGTGGCAAGTCACATTCCATTAAAGAGGGGATAGCTATTGCTGAAGATTCCATAGATTCAGGCAAGGCACTACACAAACTCAGATCGTTGATAGAAGAAACAAATAATCGTGGTTAA
- the eif1A gene encoding translation initiation factor eIF-1A encodes MNPKKGTQTEQERIEEEIRRVKLPRDNQSLGILEQRLGGSRNRVRCLDGKIRVCRIPGRLKRKLWVREGDLVLVEPWEFSGEEKGDVIFKYRSSQIDFLRKKGYLKKLEEFEEF; translated from the coding sequence ATGAATCCAAAGAAAGGTACGCAGACAGAGCAGGAACGCATTGAGGAAGAGATCCGAAGGGTTAAATTGCCTCGAGATAACCAAAGTCTTGGCATTCTTGAACAACGTCTCGGAGGATCTCGTAATAGAGTTCGTTGCCTTGATGGAAAAATACGGGTTTGTCGTATTCCAGGAAGACTGAAACGAAAATTATGGGTTAGAGAAGGAGATCTTGTTCTTGTTGAACCGTGGGAATTCAGTGGCGAAGAAAAAGGAGACGTTATCTTTAAGTATCGTTCATCCCAGATAGACTTTTTGCGCAAAAAAGGGTACCTTAAGAAACTCGAGGAATTTGAAGAGTTTTAG
- a CDS encoding CBS domain-containing protein yields the protein MQYELEEVKELRKKYGLTQASFAKLAGVSQSLIAKIEAKSIDPTYSKVQQIFKAIEELQKHHELAAEEVMQKKIILVHPHDSLKETIQKMKKYEISQLPVIDEQKVVGLISEASILSAFVEGKGEVPIQEVMGEAPPIIGKRSPIHIVVSLLKYYPLILVADGGKLEGLITKADVIRNMYA from the coding sequence ATGCAGTATGAACTTGAAGAGGTTAAAGAGTTACGAAAGAAATATGGCCTAACCCAAGCTTCTTTTGCAAAGCTTGCCGGGGTAAGTCAATCACTCATTGCAAAAATAGAAGCAAAGAGTATTGATCCCACGTACAGTAAAGTACAACAAATATTCAAAGCGATTGAGGAGCTCCAGAAGCACCATGAATTGGCAGCAGAGGAGGTCATGCAAAAGAAGATTATTCTTGTTCATCCACACGATAGTCTCAAAGAGACCATTCAGAAAATGAAAAAATATGAGATTTCACAATTACCGGTTATTGACGAGCAAAAAGTGGTTGGTCTTATCTCAGAAGCATCCATCTTAAGTGCATTTGTGGAGGGAAAAGGAGAGGTACCTATCCAAGAAGTCATGGGAGAAGCTCCTCCGATTATTGGAAAGAGATCACCTATTCATATCGTGGTAAGTCTCTTGAAATACTATCCCCTTATCCTGGTGGCAGACGGAGGAAAGCTTGAAGGACTGATTACCAAAGCTGATGTTATTAGAAATATGTACGCCTAG
- a CDS encoding anthranilate synthase component 1, producing the protein MMTKITKGQLTPIIETVDKPDDLIQYFKALRRRNKNTLLFESKEAIPTYGDFSIGTNDPCLKISGKVETFEIEALNEFGEFLLKDIESMLHFCDKIEFKDKKIVGKLSIKSKQSSGDELERLKKKNHTDILRALAFAYPPTSIPDYPYCGLFGVFSYDFIDQFEELPKNKNDPLDVPDYIFYYVDNLFIIDNRTNKMHIIANAIGINGKDEEYIHERCLNKIQEYMHALAEQKNQNNPETTKINSLSTDTSKQDYIKIVKKMKRHILNGDVFQVVPSRTIIVQGKFNSLQVYERLRSINPSPYMFFIDFGDHQLVGSSPELAIRVKGRDEKKIEIRPIAGTKPRGFKNNVIDSDLDSRYEVELKTDKKELAEHMMLVDLARNDIAKISVSGTRVVDQPLIIEKYSHVQHLVSNVSGVLKKEFDALHAYLATMNMGTVCGAPKVEAMKILRKNEKSKRGYYGGAVAYISPNGDFDSGLVIRSLVVKKDSAYIRVGAGIVYDSIPEKEFQETEQKASACLKVISGERK; encoded by the coding sequence ATGATGACAAAAATAACAAAAGGGCAATTGACCCCTATTATCGAGACCGTTGACAAACCTGATGATTTGATTCAGTACTTTAAGGCCCTCAGGAGGAGAAACAAAAATACGTTACTTTTTGAATCAAAAGAAGCGATTCCCACCTATGGAGATTTCTCAATAGGAACTAATGATCCTTGTCTAAAGATAAGCGGTAAGGTTGAAACCTTTGAAATCGAAGCGCTCAATGAATTTGGTGAATTCTTATTAAAAGACATCGAAAGTATGCTACATTTTTGTGATAAGATAGAATTCAAAGATAAAAAGATAGTTGGCAAGCTTTCAATAAAGAGCAAACAATCTTCAGGTGATGAATTAGAGAGATTAAAAAAGAAGAATCATACTGACATTCTCAGAGCATTAGCTTTTGCTTATCCTCCGACAAGCATTCCGGATTACCCCTATTGTGGACTATTTGGAGTTTTTTCTTATGATTTCATTGACCAATTTGAAGAGCTTCCAAAGAATAAAAATGACCCTTTAGATGTTCCCGATTACATTTTTTATTATGTTGACAATTTGTTCATCATTGATAATCGTACGAATAAGATGCACATTATAGCGAATGCTATAGGAATTAATGGAAAAGATGAAGAATACATACATGAAAGATGTCTAAACAAAATTCAAGAATATATGCATGCGCTGGCTGAGCAAAAAAACCAAAACAATCCTGAAACTACTAAAATAAATTCTCTATCTACAGATACCTCCAAGCAGGATTATATCAAGATTGTTAAAAAAATGAAAAGGCATATCCTCAATGGAGATGTTTTCCAAGTAGTTCCATCAAGAACAATTATTGTTCAAGGCAAATTCAACTCTTTACAGGTTTATGAGCGATTAAGATCAATCAATCCTTCCCCATACATGTTCTTTATTGATTTTGGAGATCATCAGTTAGTAGGTTCTTCACCAGAATTAGCTATCCGTGTAAAGGGAAGAGATGAGAAAAAAATTGAGATAAGACCAATTGCTGGCACTAAGCCAAGGGGGTTTAAGAATAATGTTATTGACAGTGATTTGGATAGTAGGTACGAAGTTGAACTAAAAACAGATAAAAAAGAGTTGGCTGAGCACATGATGCTCGTTGATCTTGCAAGGAATGATATAGCAAAAATTTCTGTGTCTGGAACGAGAGTTGTTGATCAACCACTAATAATAGAAAAATATTCACATGTGCAACACTTAGTATCTAATGTCTCAGGCGTTTTAAAAAAAGAGTTTGATGCGCTTCATGCGTACTTGGCAACTATGAACATGGGGACTGTTTGTGGAGCCCCAAAAGTTGAAGCTATGAAGATTCTAAGAAAAAATGAGAAATCAAAGAGAGGTTACTATGGGGGGGCTGTGGCTTATATTAGTCCAAATGGAGATTTTGATTCTGGGTTGGTGATACGCTCTCTTGTTGTTAAAAAAGATTCCGCGTACATCAGGGTAGGTGCTGGGATAGTCTATGATTCAATTCCAGAAAAGGAATTTCAGGAAACAGAACAAAAAGCAAGTGCATGTTTGAAAGTAATTTCAGGTGAAAGAAAATGA
- the aroF gene encoding 3-deoxy-7-phosphoheptulonate synthase: MIIVLKKDTQKKQIDYIMKKISELGLKPLYLPGTEKTVIGAIGDERVLRSLNLESLPSVEKVVPILKPYKAVSREFKAEDTVIEVEGEKIGSKDFTMVVGPCAIESKQQLLEIALKLKKLGVKFLRGGAYKPRTSPYSFTGLEEKGLKILKEVKEKTGLITVTELMDTRDFKLVSEHTDIIQIGSRNMQNFKLLKEVGQSKKPVILKRGFAATIEEFLLAAEYIVSEGNPNVILCERGIRTFETATRNTFDINAIPLLKELTHLPIIGDPSHGCGKRSLIIPLTKAIVAAGADGAIIEAHTSPEKALSDGDQQLNIEEFSKLMNEVQPLIELTR, encoded by the coding sequence ATGATAATTGTATTAAAAAAAGATACTCAGAAAAAGCAGATCGATTACATCATGAAAAAAATTTCAGAGTTAGGGCTTAAACCCCTCTACTTACCAGGGACAGAGAAAACAGTAATAGGGGCCATTGGAGATGAGAGAGTACTGAGAAGCTTGAATCTAGAGTCATTACCCTCTGTTGAAAAAGTAGTTCCCATATTGAAGCCATATAAGGCAGTTAGCAGGGAGTTTAAAGCAGAAGATACAGTCATTGAAGTAGAAGGCGAAAAGATTGGGAGTAAAGATTTTACTATGGTTGTTGGTCCATGCGCAATAGAGTCAAAGCAGCAGTTGCTTGAAATAGCTTTAAAATTAAAAAAACTTGGTGTAAAATTTCTGCGTGGGGGAGCATACAAACCAAGGACATCTCCTTATTCATTTACCGGCCTTGAAGAAAAAGGGCTTAAAATTTTGAAAGAAGTTAAAGAAAAGACAGGACTTATTACGGTTACCGAGTTAATGGATACTCGGGATTTCAAACTTGTTTCTGAACACACTGATATAATTCAAATAGGTTCTAGAAATATGCAAAATTTCAAACTACTCAAGGAAGTGGGACAAAGCAAAAAGCCCGTTATTCTAAAGAGAGGATTTGCAGCAACTATTGAAGAATTCCTCTTGGCAGCAGAATATATAGTGTCAGAAGGTAATCCAAATGTTATTCTCTGCGAACGCGGAATCAGAACTTTTGAAACCGCCACGAGAAATACTTTTGATATCAATGCGATACCTCTCTTAAAAGAGTTAACACATCTTCCAATAATTGGAGATCCTTCTCACGGTTGCGGTAAAAGAAGTCTTATCATTCCGCTTACTAAGGCAATTGTAGCAGCAGGTGCAGATGGAGCGATTATAGAAGCTCATACAAGCCCAGAAAAGGCATTATCTGATGGAGATCAACAACTAAATATCGAAGAATTTAGCAAACTTATGAATGAAGTCCAGCCATTAATAGAACTCACCAGGTGA
- the trpC gene encoding indole-3-glycerol phosphate synthase TrpC, with product MVICVKKINILNEILEHKRKEVQARKKETSLDTIKNKLSSEIFHMRNFKKALKKNGRISIIAEIKKSSPSIGIIKANFDHILIAKEYDKANVDAISVLTDRRFFKGSLDFIREVKEVTNVPLLRKDFIIDSYQIYESKLYKADAILLIATVLTLRELKDYLRIAKELTMQCLVECHNKEEINKAISSGAEIIGINNRNLATFSVDVGRFSKLRKLIPKNVVVVSESGIKSSHDAAKIKADGADAILVGTSIIQSNNIAKKVEELRV from the coding sequence ATGGTGATTTGTGTGAAGAAAATTAATATTCTTAATGAAATCTTGGAACATAAGAGAAAAGAAGTGCAAGCCAGAAAGAAAGAGACTTCATTAGACACGATTAAAAATAAACTTTCATCTGAAATATTTCACATGAGAAATTTTAAAAAAGCACTTAAGAAGAATGGAAGAATATCAATAATTGCAGAGATAAAAAAATCGTCACCTTCAATAGGAATTATAAAAGCTAACTTTGATCATATCCTCATCGCTAAAGAATATGATAAAGCTAACGTTGATGCAATATCTGTTTTAACAGACAGACGCTTCTTTAAGGGAAGTCTTGATTTTATCAGAGAAGTTAAGGAAGTCACCAATGTTCCCCTCCTAAGAAAAGATTTCATCATTGATAGTTATCAGATATACGAGTCGAAGCTATACAAAGCTGATGCTATCTTGCTAATCGCCACTGTTCTAACTCTTCGAGAACTTAAGGATTATTTACGAATTGCAAAAGAGCTTACCATGCAATGTCTCGTTGAATGTCATAACAAAGAAGAAATCAATAAAGCAATATCATCAGGGGCAGAGATTATAGGAATCAACAATAGAAATTTAGCAACGTTTTCAGTTGATGTAGGGAGATTTTCAAAATTGAGAAAATTAATACCTAAAAATGTAGTCGTGGTGAGTGAATCTGGAATAAAATCTTCTCATGATGCTGCTAAAATAAAAGCTGATGGAGCTGATGCCATACTTGTCGGTACAAGCATAATACAATCCAACAATATCGCAAAGAAAGTTGAAGAACTTAGGGTTTGA
- a CDS encoding aminodeoxychorismate/anthranilate synthase component II, translated as MKSDLKVLVIDNFDSFTYNLVDEFAKRKCQVRIYRNNIPLDVMKKIVEEYDPHLIVLSPGPGNPKQAGICVPLIQEFMGKIPMLGVCLGHQAIIEALGGEVDKAPEVVHGKTSLVYHNSEGLFNNVPNPFIVARYHSLCAVKTPKSLEIIAQTRGGIVMAIRSKNKEVFLEGLQFHPESVMTTHGGKIIENLIENIIKKIKVN; from the coding sequence ATGAAATCTGATCTAAAAGTTTTAGTGATAGATAATTTTGACTCTTTCACTTATAATCTTGTAGATGAATTTGCTAAGCGGAAGTGCCAAGTTCGGATTTATAGGAATAACATCCCGCTAGATGTAATGAAAAAAATAGTTGAAGAATATGATCCGCACTTAATTGTTCTTAGCCCTGGCCCAGGAAATCCAAAACAAGCTGGCATTTGTGTTCCATTAATACAAGAATTTATGGGCAAGATTCCAATGTTAGGAGTATGTTTAGGCCACCAGGCTATCATTGAAGCTTTGGGGGGAGAAGTAGATAAAGCTCCTGAAGTAGTGCATGGAAAAACATCTTTGGTTTATCATAATTCAGAGGGGCTATTTAATAATGTACCGAACCCGTTTATAGTAGCAAGATATCATTCTCTTTGTGCTGTAAAGACTCCAAAATCGCTTGAAATAATTGCTCAGACACGAGGCGGAATTGTCATGGCTATTAGAAGCAAAAATAAGGAAGTATTTCTTGAAGGGCTTCAGTTCCATCCCGAAAGTGTAATGACAACACATGGCGGAAAAATAATTGAAAATCTTATTGAAAATATTATTAAGAAGATCAAGGTGAACTGA
- a CDS encoding NFYB/HAP3 family transcription factor subunit, with the protein MTQKRANVIPYAPMGRILQNAGAKRVSQASLEVFASIVTDIAEDIGKRAWEIAKHSGRKTIHEEDIRLAAKK; encoded by the coding sequence ATGACCCAAAAACGTGCAAATGTTATTCCTTATGCTCCGATGGGAAGGATTTTACAGAACGCAGGTGCTAAACGAGTAAGCCAAGCATCACTTGAGGTCTTTGCGAGTATTGTTACTGATATTGCCGAAGATATTGGAAAACGTGCCTGGGAGATTGCAAAGCATTCTGGACGAAAAACAATTCATGAAGAAGATATTCGACTAGCTGCAAAGAAATAA
- a CDS encoding mechanosensitive ion channel family protein yields MPQELLVNHIYLKSILILLVFVIISKLLILFSEHILLRLAKKTQTSLDDLIIKHTDRPISLLLIVVGLRLSIVDLPITQPWESIVIKSIYFLIVFISIYITHIVVTIFIDHWGEQWAKRTKSAVDEQVIKLLHRASTVLFFLIGVMIILDLWGIEIGPLLASLGIAGIAVAFAMQNTLGNIFGGISMIMDRSIKVGDVVELDGKISGKVLDVGMRSTKIQTWNNEVVIIPNGKLSEATIQNNALPDLSARTMLDFSVAYGSDPEKVKKIVLQEIKKIQGLDETQENMVRFRSLGESGLNFRVYIWMQSYNERFRAIDEANTLIYKALRKQGIGIPFPQLDVHLKKK; encoded by the coding sequence ATGCCTCAGGAATTGCTCGTTAACCATATCTATCTCAAATCTATTCTCATTCTCTTAGTGTTTGTTATTATCTCTAAATTACTCATCCTGTTCTCAGAACATATTCTTTTGCGTCTTGCAAAGAAAACACAAACATCACTCGATGATCTCATCATCAAACATACTGATCGACCTATCTCATTGCTCCTGATAGTGGTTGGATTGCGGTTATCTATTGTTGATCTTCCTATTACCCAGCCGTGGGAAAGCATTGTTATTAAGAGCATTTATTTTCTCATCGTGTTTATTTCTATCTACATTACCCACATTGTTGTGACGATCTTTATTGATCATTGGGGAGAGCAGTGGGCAAAGCGGACAAAATCTGCTGTTGACGAACAAGTTATTAAATTGCTTCATCGTGCATCAACCGTACTTTTTTTCCTTATTGGTGTCATGATCATTCTGGATCTCTGGGGAATTGAGATAGGTCCACTTTTGGCAAGTTTAGGTATTGCGGGTATTGCTGTTGCCTTTGCAATGCAAAATACGCTTGGAAACATCTTCGGTGGAATCTCCATGATCATGGATAGGTCCATTAAAGTTGGTGATGTTGTCGAACTTGATGGTAAAATTAGTGGAAAGGTACTTGATGTAGGAATGCGAAGTACAAAAATCCAGACATGGAATAATGAAGTAGTTATCATTCCGAATGGAAAACTCTCTGAAGCAACTATTCAAAATAATGCCTTACCTGATTTATCAGCCCGAACAATGCTTGATTTTTCCGTAGCGTATGGTTCAGATCCAGAAAAGGTTAAGAAAATTGTCCTGCAGGAGATTAAAAAAATCCAAGGACTGGATGAAACGCAGGAAAACATGGTACGGTTCAGAAGTCTGGGGGAGTCAGGACTTAACTTCCGTGTCTATATATGGATGCAATCCTATAATGAACGATTTCGAGCAATTGATGAAGCAAACACCTTAATCTACAAGGCACTTCGTAAACAAGGTATTGGAATTCCTTTCCCGCAATTGGACGTTCATCTCAAGAAAAAATAG
- a CDS encoding phosphoribosylanthranilate isomerase, which translates to MTMIKICGIKSIKDAYICGRLGVEFLGINFCPQSPRFVGIQKAETIVNETKEKFPRIKIIGVFQNEQEKELIHISKKTGIDIIQLHGDEGKSYQFNIKKKTGKELIKVIRLKDESSFKDHNGVPANYILFDSFHPEKYGGTGITLDKHLAIKAMKTFKRKMIILAGGINQSNVKEFLELRPFGVDINSGVEISIGKKDKNKIRNIVSIINGELK; encoded by the coding sequence ATGACAATGATAAAAATATGTGGGATTAAAAGTATTAAGGATGCATATATATGCGGGAGGTTAGGAGTAGAGTTTCTAGGAATCAACTTCTGTCCTCAATCTCCTCGATTTGTTGGTATACAGAAAGCAGAGACTATAGTGAATGAGACAAAAGAAAAGTTTCCAAGAATCAAAATTATTGGTGTTTTTCAGAATGAGCAAGAAAAAGAACTTATTCACATTAGCAAAAAAACAGGCATTGATATTATCCAGCTACATGGCGATGAAGGGAAATCATATCAGTTCAATATAAAAAAGAAAACAGGAAAAGAGTTGATAAAAGTAATTAGATTAAAAGATGAGTCCTCTTTCAAAGATCACAATGGTGTTCCTGCCAATTATATCCTATTCGATAGTTTTCATCCAGAAAAATATGGAGGAACCGGAATTACACTTGATAAACATCTTGCCATTAAAGCTATGAAGACGTTTAAAAGAAAAATGATTATACTTGCAGGTGGAATAAACCAATCAAATGTTAAAGAATTTTTAGAATTACGTCCTTTCGGAGTAGACATTAACTCGGGTGTGGAAATAAGTATAGGGAAAAAAGACAAAAACAAAATAAGGAATATAGTTAGCATCATAAATGGTGAATTGAAATGA
- a CDS encoding protein-L-isoaspartate(D-aspartate) O-methyltransferase produces MKTKKAALLRYWKDHHIITDEHVLDAFQKVRRELFVLPEHKDRSYEDYPLPIGQDQTISQPTTVMMMTQALEVKKGQKILEIGAGSGYQAALLSALVGNAGMIYTIERIPYLVSFAKANLEKAGIKNVKVIEGDGTLGYRQEQPYDRVMVTAAAPHVPQPLTEQLAQKGILLIPVGGLFHQVLLKITKQKNRYHEKTLGDFSFVPLKGAYGY; encoded by the coding sequence TTGAAAACCAAGAAAGCAGCACTGTTGCGTTATTGGAAGGACCATCATATTATTACCGATGAGCATGTGTTAGACGCGTTTCAAAAAGTTCGACGTGAGCTTTTTGTCTTACCCGAACATAAGGATCGTTCGTATGAAGATTATCCCTTACCCATTGGGCAGGACCAAACCATCTCACAACCAACCACGGTCATGATGATGACCCAGGCATTAGAAGTAAAAAAAGGCCAGAAGATTCTTGAGATTGGTGCAGGATCAGGCTATCAGGCTGCACTCTTGAGTGCTTTGGTCGGTAACGCTGGAATGATTTACACGATTGAGCGCATTCCTTATTTAGTTTCTTTTGCCAAAGCGAATTTAGAAAAAGCTGGTATCAAGAATGTAAAGGTTATTGAGGGCGATGGAACATTGGGATATAGGCAAGAACAGCCCTATGACCGTGTTATGGTCACTGCAGCAGCGCCCCACGTGCCTCAGCCACTCACGGAGCAGTTAGCACAAAAAGGCATATTACTTATTCCCGTCGGCGGCCTCTTTCACCAGGTACTCTTAAAGATTACCAAGCAAAAAAACAGGTATCACGAAAAGACATTAGGAGATTTTTCTTTTGTTCCCCTGAAAGGTGCCTATGGCTATTAG